In Betta splendens chromosome 3, fBetSpl5.4, whole genome shotgun sequence, the genomic window TTTAGATAGAAACAATTGATTTCAGTCTCAGTGGATCCTGACTTCAAGGATTCAAGGTTTAATTGGTCTGTTATGGAACATGACATTAAATTTAAGTCCACCGACCACATGAGCAGCTGGACACTGATCCTGGGTCAGTTCCGGGAAAAGAAGATGCTTTCATTTCCATAATGTAACGGTCAAAGTTGTCTCTTCTTGGACATGAGTCTGTCAGCTTGCATCCGGTGGCTCCTTCGTTTCAGGCTGAAATCTCCACCTACCAGGAACCTGATGACACTGGTGACCCCTGACTCCTCCTGTAGCAGCAGCACCAAACTGACATTTACTGAAATAGCTCATCAGGTAAAAGATGGTTCTGTTACCTGATGGAACTTGTGGCTTCACACTGTGATTTCCTGTTTACATGTTACAATGAAACTCCTCTTGTCTTTCTCTGCTGGGCTTTGACCAAACATGTTTGTGCTGTCAGTCATCAGTCAGCACTGGTAGACAGCAAAGAATGTAGGCTGGAAATGTTTAAGACCTGTAAGTGAGACATTTAGGGACTGGACAGAGTGTAGGAATTATCTGAGTCCATGTTATTTTCATGAAGTGCTGAAACAAGTCTTTCCTAAAGTCACTCCGTTCATGTTGTAGTGATTATTTCAGACGTGAGACTCTGACCCTGCTGAactgtgtctgagctgcagtgataCAACAGCTTCTATCACAGACACGTTTCCacggttgtgtgtgtttgtgtacgcgTGAAAACACTCGGATGCAGcgaagagcagcagagatgaggaAAAGTCTTATAATTGCTAGAAAACTGTCACTGGACTGTTTCTCTACACTGCAATTACAGAAGAGAGAATAGGTCGTATTATTTAAGGACACATATGAGCCGTGTGGgcagacagaagcagaaagGTCCTGAACCCACAACCCTTAATTACCTCACTGTGACGCACAAGCGCCTGTGAAGGATGCTGGGCTGAGGGTGAGCTTGTCCAAGTGTGTGTTATTTACCGATCCAGTGAACTCAGAGCTTCGCCTTTGCCTTAAGGGTCCAGAAGCGAAGGGCAGAGCAAGGAGCTTTCTGCTTCTCAGCAGTTTATTATTCAGCGCGGCGCCATTATTATTCCTCTTCTCTTTTAATAATCTTTTCTCTCACCTCTTAAAAGTTTCTATTAATCAAAGTGGCCTCATCCCTCTAACGCCTGAATTGCTGTGCAACGTGCCCCGCGGCTTGAGCTGGACTCGGCCCACGCGTTCTGCATCCCGTGTCTCCGGTCGACTTTACAGGCTTAGCGCTATGATCCAAAGCTGGAAGTGGCATTAATCATCGCCCACAGTTTGAAACAGATGCTCCTCGCCCCTAATGAAGCTGATTAAGTCAAATAAAGCAGGAGACTTTGAACGGAGGagcatgaaatgaaaaatatatGTGAGGATAAAGTGAGGAGACTCGTTTTGACAGGAGGCAATCAGCGGCTCCCCCGGGGGTCCCCGGAGCTGCTTAGGAGGACACGGAGCGCGCGAGGAGTCCAGTTTATCTCATCTCACTTTAGGATGACTTGCAGTTTTTGTATGACATAAGCTATAAATGCTTGGAGTCATTGAGCTAATGCTGGGAATAAAGCATCCTCCTCACACGCTGCTGATCCACTCCTGCTGGTTATCGACCCGACAGATCAACCTCAGAAAATCCACAGAGTCTCACAGATCACGTGGTGCCAAACTTAACCCCGACCCCTGTGACACGGCGCTAAACTAATCTTCCAGAGGAACATCCTACCAGCAGCAAGAACCGATGAACAGCACACGTCTGTCTTCACAGTCTAGAAGCATGGACGGAATGATGGAAGGAATCAGGGTGCAGCGTCTCTGTGCGTGTGGACCGTCTAATGGTTACGAAGTTCCCCTGAGGGATCCGTTTTCTGGAAGGAAGCATCATTGCGTTAATTAAATGCAACCAGCAGCGGCTGTTAttccagctgaggaggaggaaggtccCATGAAAGAGACAGTTACACCGATGACTCACTCAGTCATGAAATTAGGTTCGACAGTCTCATAGAGACGTTCACTTGTTTAAATATGACTTTAAATCACATCTGGCTGACATCGCCACAGTAATGACGCTCATTAATCTTGGTCTTATTTCACAGAGGCGACTTGTGAGACTCAGGATGCAGCAATTAGAGATGAGTCACAAGCAGAATTAACCCTCAACCCTGACGGTTCCTcgctgcaggagctggtggacGTCTGCCGAAGCTGAAGACACAGGGAAGTGAGAGGGTGTGAACACTGGAGGCGTTGACTGGAGCCTCCACGTCGCCTCGTCTTCCCCTTTAGGCCTCTGGTTGAGGCGTTGCTCTAACAAGaaagctttgttgttgttgttggattGTTGGACTGAGATGAGCTCTTTCATCCTTACATATAAAACAGGAGGAGATGCGGCTGTAACCCTGTAAAgcccttcatcatcatcatcatcatcatcatcatcatcatcatcatcatcatcatcatcatcatcatcatcagtagcagcagcagcaacagcagcatcttctGTGCCCTAATGACCAACAGATGACTGCTTTAACGTCCTCTGGTCCTTCGTTAGAGTCATGTGTAATTGTGCAGGGTTTCAAAAAATGCACCTTCTTTCTGAGCGATCCAGAAAAGCACGTTAGACTAAGAGTTGACATTTTAGAATTGTGAGGGACAGACTCTCACCacagcatgaataaaacatagaGACCTAACTCTCCAACACATTTGTATTCAATGCAATCTACCAAAAGCTAAAATTAAAAAGCTAATTAAGTGACTGGAGAAATGCAACAGATGCTTCCACACAGGATGTACAGACACGTGACGTCTGCTGACACGTTGATTGTcctggttaccatggcaaccactCATCATCTGTTTGATCCAGatggaaacattttaaaaccacTGGATGATTCTGTGCAGATGTTTATAGACCACATGTGTAAACCCAGCTCTGTTCATGTGTAGGATGAAGTGATTGAATTTGCCCTGCTTGGTGTCAAAATACCTGAAAACTATAAATCACATTGAGCATCTTTAATTTGGAGCCATCAAAGATTTGGAGGGGTGATGTGTTGCAATCACATCAGGACAAGTTCAAATAGGGCTGAACTCAAAGACCAGAGAGGCCAAGGAGTCATGGCGCAAAACAGAAACTACAACTACAGAACTAGATTCCTCTTTATGGATCATAAATAATCCAGAGGCTTTAAAAGAAGTTAAATCTTGACTAATTGTGAAATGATCTCTTGTCCAAAAGAACCAAGCTCCTCTTGACCACAGCATGAAATACGAACTGCAGACTTACATGaattaagataataaataaacatcatcttactttaaactttaaattttaaGATAAAGAATTAACAAGAACATATttaaaactctctctctctcacacacacacacacacacacacacacacacacacacacacacacacacacacacgcacacacacgatcTATGGTAGCGTTCCCCTCTACACTAGGGGTGGATCACGCTCCACTGAAACAGCTACACTGGtcatctgatgatgatgaagatgatgaagatgatgaagatgatgatgatgatgatgatgatgatgatgatgatgatgatgatgatgatgatgatgatgatgatgatgactacATTCTCACCTGTgtagctcaaacacacactactTTTTTTGCCAGTGGACCACGTTAGTTAAAATAACGTCTGCCTCCAGGTGTAAATgtcattatatatttttatttttatatattttcacAGATAAAACAACTTGCATCTCTCTTTGTAGTAGAAGTAAAAATAGAAGGAACTGGATCGAATTTCGGGCTCAGGAGCGAACAGGCTCTTTATTCTCTGATGACGCATCCCTTCATATCTGTTAATTTAAAGGTTTCAATATTTGTTTTCCAGTTTCTGCGGCAACGTTCTTGTTTACTTGTCGTGGTATGTTCCAGATCTGTGTCTTGAGTCCTTGTCCTTAGTTTTGAGTCAGTGAACTCTAAATATAACTTGCCCTAATAAAGTGGTGATATTCATGCTTGACAGGAGTCCAGATTGAGTCCAGTCACCACATGcccagagacagagcagaggacgATGTATGTAAAACTAATGAAGCCGTGCTTGTGAATGGAGGGAAATGTTACGCTGGCGTCTCATTCACTGAAAAGTGGAGGAAAGAGACATGAGTCATGCAGCCTGGAGCACAATTAaagcctgctgctcctccagctccgtgttGGCCggtggaccagaaccagacgcTCTGAAGCAGGCGATCAATGCAGGACTCAGTGCAAGAGCGGCTTCGTTTGTCTGAGTGTAAACATCCATCTGTTGTGTTAGAGGTGAATGATACGATGCACGCTGAGCATGTTTGCTGAGCTCAACAGAGGATGAAGTGCAGCTTTGTCGTTTTGTTGGCGTTTTCGTTTCCCCTCATATCAAGTTCAACATTTGACTGCAGGTTAATTATGATGCTGTGTATTTTAGTACATGCAGAATCACTGTAAAGGAATCATGACTTAGACTGAATGAAACCGTCATCCTTGACTTGTTTGCTTTTAGTGATGGGCAGTTTCTCTTTTGGCTCCTTGGTTCCTCGTCACATTAAAGAAAACAAGTCAAAACAAAACGCCAACTTTTCTCAACTGCGTTGACTGGAGAGGAGTTGcgtttttattgcttttcctCTGACTCATCAGGTTTCATCGCAGGACACATTGTGAGGCGAGAATGGGAAAGCAATGCGCTGCGAATTACTGAAAGTTCTCCGACGTGGCTGGAGCCGAAGCGCAGTGTGGCTGTCATTTAGAGTTATCTTCATTCCTACAGTTATGACTAAAACACAGCGACAGGAGAGAGGCGCGTCCACCGCAGGAACGACCCTTAAACCCACCGAGTCACTAGTAATCTATTACTTTGAGGCTGTTGTTATTGTCGTCCTTATATTTTGCCCAGCAACTTTTACTGGGATGACTCACCCAAGGCGGCTGTTACGCATGACAACAAGAGGAGGGGGGGAAATCAAAGGATAAGGTGGAGCGAGCAGATGTCAGGAGTCAGATAAAAAGGTGTTTGGCGCCGTGGAGCGACTATTTGAGACGGGGACAGGGTCACGTACCGCCGCGCACCGCACCGGGACCAtgcagagctccagactgctcAGCGGGACGCTCCTCTGcgcgctgctgcttctctccggCACCGCTGGAGCCCAACTCTTGGACGGCGAGTccgaggaggagctgagccCCAGAGCCCTGCGGGACTTTTACCCCAAAGGTCCGAACCTGACCAGCGAAAAGCAGCTGGTGAGTAGCTTTTGCGCGAAGATCGGGGAATTCACATTTTGAACTGCTTTACCTTTTAAAATATGCGAATGCACCTTTTAAactattgtttattttattgaacGATGCACATACACATTGGACTCTAGGAAAAGCGCAGTAATTACTGCCTTTTGCGCATCTATTAAATGCTGTCATTTTACGCGTGTGGCTCGTTTCCATCGTTTACTAAACATTTGCTTCCTAACAGCTCGGGGCTCTCCATGAGGTTCTTGAGAAGCTGCAGGCGAAGCGGCTGCCTTTGTGGGAAAAGAAATTTGGCCAAGTCCCAACGGTATTTACCTTTTAAATAAAGTCACTATTTTTGCCTGTGCGTAACTGCAGATGAATTAATCCTGTGCATCtctctgcgtgtgtctgcgccAGTGTGATGTCGGGGAGCAGTGCGCAGTGAGGAAAGGCGCGCGGATCGGGAAGATGTGCGACTGTCCCCGAGGAGCATTCTGCAACTTTTTCCTGCTCAAGTGCTTATGAGCCCCATCGGATGTGAATGTAGCGTCGAGATGTGGAAAGACTTCCTCGAGTCCATTGTAATTACTgtcatctttttttattatgcAGCTGAGGAGCGGGTGCGGCGATTTAGTAAAAGAACTGTATATTTTAAAAGTAGCCAATAGCACAAGTGTAAGTCGTGTCGAACCGTAAGGTTCCTGTAAATATTCAGAACCACTTAATGTCTGCAGACCCACAGGACCATGTAATGCAGCAGAACCCACGACACAATAAACTGCACCGgaccacaaacacactgtaaagtCTGAACAGCAATATTCTGGGAATTATCAACGTTCTGCGCGTGGCAGCGCGTAAAAGTCTTTGGAGCTTGAACTATGTTGTTTCACATGAATGTTTTCGTGTCTTGACTGATGAAAATAATAAAGTGTGGACCATAATGTTTTGTAAAGCAGAGGCGTGGATGCATGTTCTTAATATTCACAACCGGTTCGGCTCCGGTGCGCACGGAGCCATTCGCGCAAAGCGCAGGTTTGCACTTATtatacagacaccatttgaggGAGCTCACTCAAAACTTGAACAGTGACGTAATTGGATCGAACCAGGGAGTGGCTgtcacctgtcaatcacactGCCAgcacttaaaaataaaaagagcctCACTGCGTCACATGAAGAGTTTGTCTAAGGCATCAGAGTGTGAGCAGCAACTGGAGAGGATCCATCAACAGTTAACTCGAATGAAAAACCTCAAAAGAACTTTGCAGTGACACAGGTTATAGTGAAATCCAAAATAGACTCATTCTTCTGGATGTTAAAATACTGATGGCTCATAAACTCAGATGTTAACGGTCAAGTCTCTCCACCAACCTTCACAGAGCATCACGTGAGCACCGGACAGTGACTCAAAACACATGGGTTCTAAAAGGTCCAAACTGATGAATGAGGCTGAGATCAGCAGCGTTTAAGGACACTTTCAAGTACAGGAATCTTAATTTGACACCACAATAGAAAAACAACAATCGTTAACCGAACACTGGCATGCTGCAGTTGAGCAGATCAGAGATCCTTTTACCTCAAAGCAACGTTCATTGGCTTGTTTCTTTGTTACTGTAATTCCGGGTGTGTGTTAAAATTCGCACCTCTGTTACTGTGGATCAGTTTCAGAGCAGCCACTGGCCATGAGGATTCACTCTGCATGATGTCGGTCCAACACGTGCTGTAGATCCAAGGCACACAACACTATCAGTACATTGGTGTATTATGGACATATGCTCATTAGAAGACTGAAATCACATACCTTTGCTTTTTTACTTAAGCGTCTTCACTGCATGTCCTTCATTACACTGGGCCATCACAGGTCAACAGTCAATAACCCTGGTTGGATCGAACCCATCCTCCtctaaatgaatgttttttatAGCGGGTGCAGAATCATATTCCACATCACTGTGCTTATCTATTATCCAGGCTCCCTCCCTTTGCTCCCTCATCAATAATGCACTGGAGACAAGAACAAAATGTTGGCTTTGTCCATGTGTAAACACTGGGGACGCTCGTTACCACACTGCACCTTGTGTTGTCCATCAAACTAAGACGCTTCCTTCTCTGGTCTGTCCTGTTGTTTCCGGGGAAGCTGTGATTGTCATTAGTCCTTCACAGACAGGTGTGGGGTGACTCAGAGCTTCCACACAGGAACAGCTCAAGCTCTTCTGCTTCACAGATCTAAAGGTTGTGTCAAAACCCATCTAATTACCTAAAATGAGTAGTGCCCTGTAAATATATAAGCCCctatacagtaagtgtttgTATAGCTGCTGTCATCAGGTTAGAGAACAAGCGCTCTCATGACTGTTAATCTAAAAGTGGAGCGAGGAAGACGatgtctctgcagcagcggtAAACTGAAGACAGCATATGTGTACAAAAACTCTCCTCAGGACACGGAACGCAAGAAGCCACAGATTTAGATTAATCGGGAACCACAATTGTGCTTTTTCTGTAAGTTCAGTGTTAGATTTTCCAAATGCATTTAATTAGTAGTAGTTCAATCAACCTATGGCGTGGTGTTAGATGTGTGCCATCTAGTGGCAACGCTGCAGACTGCAAGCATCTCAATCTGTGCATTCCAAACGTGAGGCCGCCTTCGAGCAGCACTGAGTGAATGGATGGGGCTCCTTTAGATTCGTATGCTGTTTTTCCTTTGCAAGACTTTATTTCCAGCAATAGTTTGTCAAGTGTTCAgtcaacttttgttttttaatgagcGCTGCTTCCTAGATTGATTCTTTTAACATCTTGAAATATTCTGTCTGTCATTTCAGTTGGACACAAAGGAAACCCCACCATCTTCATCTTGTGAAGCATTTTCCAGTTGTCAAGCACTTTTTAAACATTCATGGCTGCCGCACTGACAATAACACTGTTTATCTGAGTTCCTGGACAGCAATACTTTCTCCAGACAGCGAGGATCTGTTATTGATTCCTTGGGGAATCACCAAATCTTGTAGCAATTGTGTATGTGGATGCAACGTTTTTTCCATCACACAATGTTCAGACCTGCAGCAATCAGCCAGTGGGGTAAACACTTGTTTGCTCGTTGTAATTTGACAGCAGAGTAAAGAATGACAGAGTGAGATGCTGACGGAAATGCTGAGAAACCGAAGAGGGAACGAGGCAGAGGATAATTGAGAGTGTGACGGATGGAGACGCAAAGCAGGTGACGAATGATGGAGGCTGGAATAGAGATTGTTCAATGAGAGTGACACCGCTGGGTGTGAATGGTTCAATACATCAACGGCAGACAATGCTCAGGGCGGTGACGTTGATTTACAGCATGTAAACACATGCGCACAGAGCTGATGTCACTGTGCGGGTGCGTCTGCGTCTGTTAACGAGGGTCTCAGCATACGCATAGATTAATAGATGCTCACAGTAGGTGTGTTGtgttctaaacacacacaccatgaaaCACGTGGACATTAATACATTATGGTAAACATAGGGAAGACGTGGAGGCAAAGGGAAAAGAATGAGAGGCagcagaaagagaggaggaggataggACCAAATAAAACCCAGCAGTGGAGGAACCACTGCAGTGGtctagaggtcagaggtcagcgtgGGAACTCAGTGTagctctgccctctgctggtgagaCGTCACTGCTCAAAGAGAAGTCCTCCATTTTTACTCCCTCTGTTTATCAGAAGTCTTTAAAATGATGAGAGacggcaggagcagcagattAATGTTAACGACTGCCTTAGACCGATTCTCACACCGTCTACTTTAAAAGACGCAGCCTTTGAGTGACAGTCCGTCAGTTTAGCTTTAAAAGGACACGTTTACTTCATGTTATGTTTAAGTCTGGTTGTTTACTTAGGACTCTAAAGGCCCACAGTGCAGGGGACGACTTATTTCGGGTCATATCAGCCACAGTTTGTCTGATGAAGCAGAGAATCAGGAGCAGCCATGTGAACACGGCCCGGTCGACTGTGCTGATGAAGCTGAAGGCGCCACAGCGATTTAAACAGCAGTCCTGTTTCAGCTGTGGTGGGAAGTCGAGCATGAATGTCACTCAAATCACTGAGTTGATCAGCATGTGATGGGGAACTTAACTGTCTCTAATGAGGAGCTGAGTCATCGTGTTCAGTTGTTAGCTCTAATGAGAGACAGTGGGTGACAGTTCAACCTATGGCCTGCAACATCTAGACTTTATAGTCGTGAGTTAATGCACGATTTTGCATTATTaatgcaaatacaaacaaacttCACTCAAATCATAgttaaattatgtttatttaaaaatatagagGAACAGGAGC contains:
- the cart3 gene encoding cocaine- and amphetamine-regulated transcript protein-like, which encodes MQSSRLLSGTLLCALLLLSGTAGAQLLDGESEEELSPRALRDFYPKGPNLTSEKQLLGALHEVLEKLQAKRLPLWEKKFGQVPTCDVGEQCAVRKGARIGKMCDCPRGAFCNFFLLKCL